The sequence TTTTTACCACTTACAAACTCTAAATTAGATTCACTTTGTGCTGCATTTGAAGTTCCAAAATTAAATAACAAAGACTTTGATCGTTATTATAAAGATATTATTCAAGCCATGCATGTTATGCCTTGGTATCGCGCTAAATGCCCTGAAACAGAATTAGAACAACAACTTTGGTCTGTTCGCGCTTTATTACCGACACTTTTTTATTATGTTGATGAAAATACAGCAAGTAACTCAAACTACCTTAAGTTATTAAACAAACCTAAACGCGCGACTAAAACAGGCACAACACGTACTAAGCGTGGTAAAGAGTCTGCTGAAATATTGGTAGACCGCGCTTTAGAAGCTGATGATATTCCAGAACATATCAAAAGCAAGCGTGACTCTATTATCGCTGAAGTAGTTAAAGGCCGCACTGTTGCCGAAACAATTTCGTTAATGCGCATGATTTTTGGCTAGCCACTCATTTTCATAAATAGTATTTAAGTTTAAATACTGCTTATATTTAGTGCAATAAATATAAAAATGCACTAAATATGTGCCACCTATAAACTTTTCACAATTAACACCGCCCAATCAAATTATAACTAACTGAATTTATTAAACTTAATTATATCACTTCATTTTGGTACAAAGATTGCCTTTTTCTTTTCAAACAGCGCATTCTAACAAACCCAATATTAAGGTGTCAGAAATGAAAAAGTCATTCCTCTCAATTACTTTATTAACAGCTTTAACCTCCACATCAAGCTTTGCTGATATAACAGCAAATGTATCTGCCAGTTCAAATTATTATTGGCGTGGAATAACGCAAACAAATGATGCTGCTGCAGTATCAGGTGGCATTGACTATAGTAATGAATCCGGTTTTTACGTAGGTACTTGGACTTCGAATATCGACTTTGGTAGTGAAGCAAGCTACGAGCTAGACTTTTATGCTGGATTTAGTAAAGAGCTTGAAAGCTTTAGTTATGATGTTGGTTATATTTATTACAGCTACCCTGATGCTGATGGTTCAACAGACTTTGGTGAGCTATATGGCGCTTTAAGCTGGCAGTGGCTAGAAACAAAAGTAAGTTACCTCACTCATGCACAAAGTGAGGCAAGCAGTGAAGAAGATATGCTTTATGTTGAGCTCAATGCAAGCTTTACCATTTTAACTGAAACTGAATTGGCTTTTCATTTAGGGCGATCAAGTGGTGATACTGTTACTGAATGGTATAGTGAAGATGACTATTTAGACTATAGCGTATCATTATCTAAAAATGGTTTTACTTTAGGTCTTACAAAAACGAGTTTAGACGATAGTGATTTAAAGGCATTCGTCTCTTACTCTATTGATTTAACATTATAATATTTCAATGAAAAAGTAAGATCGATGAACGTCCTTACTTTTTCACTTGTTTTTATGATTCATAACAAGATAAATTTTCTAATACCGCCGTTGAAGCCATTAAACCAAATAAGTCTTGAGTCATTTCATCACCTGGAAAAACTTCCATATAAGGTATTGAATCAGCTGATTTCCCAGTGATCACCTCAAACATAACTAAAGCACTTAAAAAACTCCCTAATTCTGAAGCGTGGTTACCATCAACGCTATGAAGCTCTATTTGCGGTTTAATTTCTAGCACCAATTCCCATGCTAAGCCCACAGGAGCAACACAACTTGGTTCTTGATTCGCAATGCGACGATGAATACCATGCACATATTCAGCTTCAGTTGAACTACCCTTCTGCGGATGTTCAGGAAATAATACAGGTGTTGCTGTTTTAGCTTTTATTCTTTGAATCCATATTTTTGCGGCATCGGTTGGATAAAGTTTAGCTTGGCTTTGGGAATACTTTTGACCTTGCAGAATAACATGACTCCAAGCGTTATCATTGAAAGTATTTATATTGTCAATTTTTGTAACAGTATCATCCAGGTGAGCACCAAATAAAGTTAACACTTTGGATTGCCGCTCTTCTACATTATCAAAAATAACACTTAATAATCGACCTACTGAACCAGTGTGGCTATTACCTATCATTAAAATATCAAGCTGTTCAGATTCCCTATTATCAGAAATAGGCAGTCTTTCACTCAATTTTTCAGAAGAAGTTGGTGGCGTTTCAGGGAGTGTCTGATCATTAGATTTTGAACTTCCACCACACCCTAATATTAAGAGCAATAGAGTGATTATGAACACTTTCTTCATGGTTATCCTAACCTTTTAAAATACAATTAATGAGTGTTAAAAAAACAAACATAACATTAAATCATATTAACTATAAAGTATTGTATCGGATTATTTTTAAAAAGCGTGATTAAATTTAAGAAAGTTATAAGCATGTGCTTGATTGAGATATCTGGTGATTTAAATACTTGGCTTAAAAAAGCCAAGTATTTAATAAATGTGGTGAGTCAGCCGTATAAGCTAACTCTAAAAACATTTTTATCTTATTGATTTTAAGGAAATTAACAACTTAGCTATTGTGTCATTTAAGTATAGCAATTAATGATTCAGATTTTGTATCATTTTGTACCATTAATTTCTTAATTCTAAGCTTCATACTGTTCAAGAATATCGAAGAGATTCAAAATAATGCTACTCGTATGATTGTTCGATATGATAAATTAAAATAACAAAGTTTATAAACTCTATTCACTAATCGAAGTAACTTAAAATGTCCTACAATCCACCTTTTCAGCTTACCAATGAAATCTTAAATATTGTTGCAAATATTAGTATGTTAATAGGTAATTGGACTGCAACAAATACCAGTCAGCTTTCACCAAAACTTAGGCGTAGTAATAGACTACGAACCATTCAAGCTTCTTTAGCAATAGAAAATAACACTTTATCAATAGAACAAGTTACCGCCGTATTAGCGGGTAAAAAAGTATTAGGACTCCCTCATGAGATTCAAGAGGTTAGAAATGCTTTTAATGCTTACGATAATTTACCATCTTGGCAAGCATCAAACCCTGAACATTTATTATCTGCTCATAAACTTTTGATGTATGGCTTAGTCGATGATGCTGGGCAATATAGAAACCAAGGGGTTGGTATATATAGAGAAAAACAACTCATTCACATGGCCCCACCAGCAAACAGAGTACCTATCTTAATGGGAGATTTACATAATTGGTTAAGTACTACCGATTATCACCCTTTAATTGCCAGCTGTATTTTTCATTATGAGTTTGAATTTATACATCCATTTTCAGATGGAAATGGCAGAATGGGACGTTTATGGCAAACCTTATATCTCAGCCAGTGGCAACCAATGTTTGCCTATCTTCCAGTTGAAACTGTAATCAAAGATCAGCAAAATGAATATTATCAGGCATTATCTTTATCTGATAAAGCTTGCGACTCTACACCTTTTGTCTTATTTATGCTCAAAGCTTTATTATCATCAATCAAAGAAGTACAAAGTAGCTCAAGTGAACAAGCAAGCGATCAAGTAAACGTCCATGTAAGCGATCAAGTAAAACGACTGCTACACTGGTTAAATAATAAAGAGCCACAAAAACAATCCGTAATTATGGAAGGTTTAACATTAAAACATCGCCCAACCTTTAAAAAGAATTACTTATCTCCTGCATTAGACGCTGATTACATCGAAATGACAGAGCCAGATTCACCAAAAAGTCCTAAACAAAAATATTATTTAACGCAATTAGGTAAAAATATCATTAATGTATAAACAGCATACTGTAGTGGTTTAATGAACTCGGACACCATTTAAGGTGGTATTATTACCACTTACATGAGGTGTCATATGACTAGTAAACGTCGAACTTTTACAAAAGAATTTAAATTAGAAGCAGCAAGTTTGGTGCTTGAACAAAGTTATAGTATTCCTGAAGCTGCTCGTTCACTTGGTGTCGGTGAAACAGCATTAAGGCGCTGGGTACAGCAATTGAGTGATGAACCTAGTGGTACTACGCCAAAGTCCAAAGCGCTAACACCTGAGCAGCAAAAGATTCAAGAATTAGAAGCTAGAGTTAATCGCCTAGAGCGGGAAAAATCTATTTTAAAAAAGGCTACAGCTCTCTTAATGTCAGACGAAATGAACAATATACGTTAATCAACAAGTTAAGTGAGCATGAGTCTACAGAGTTGATTTGTGACGTATTTGAAGTACCACGTTCTAGTTTTTATGACTTTAAGCAATCTAAAAAAGTTATTAACAAGCAAGAGATAGAGTTACGAGCAAAGGTAAATGAGCTATTCAAACTTAGTAGAAGCTCTGCTGGAAGCCGAAGCCTGGTTATGATGCTTGGTGAAGATGGCTTCAACATAGGTCGCTTCAAAGTAAGGCGTATCATGAAGGATATGCACTTAATCAGTAAACAGCCGGGTTCGCATGCTTATAAAAAGGCAACCGTTGAACGACCTGACATTCCAAATCTATTGGATCGAGAATTTAATGTTTCGCAGCCAAATCATGTTTGGTGCGGTGATATCACTTATATTTGGGCCGGTAATTGTTGGGTATATCTTGCGGTAGTACTCGACTTATATTCAAGACGAGTTGTTGGTTGGTCATTATCGAACAAGCCTGATGCTGACCTTGTAGTATCAGCATTAGACAGAGCCTATCAACAGCGTGGAAAACCTACAGGGCTGATGTTCCATTCTGATCAAGGTAGCCAATATGGAAGCATAAAATTCCGTCAACGATTATGGCGTTATAGAATAACTCAGAGTATGAGTCGCCGCGGCAACTGTTGGGACAATGCACCGATGGAACGTGTGTTTAGAAGTTTAAAATCAGAATGGGTACCAACCAATGGCTATCATTCAATTAAAGAAGCAGAGCAGGATATCAGTTCTTATTTAATGAAATACTATAACTGGCGCAGGCCACATAGTTATAACAACGGGTTTTCTCCTGCTAAACCAGAAGAAAACCTTAATTTAATGTCCGGAATTAGTTGACCACTACAGTTTTGTCAGCTGAAGCGTTAACAGTATGACTTAATCCTTTCAAAGTACTGTTGAATTTGATGATTTTCCAATGTTTCACTGATACTTACAAGGTGTTTTTATTGCTTAACAAATGGTTGGAGCTGATCCCAAATTATAACGGCTATAGTTAGATTTTGAGTACGTAAACAGAAGCGTAATTCTGATGAAGTTAGATTTTGAGGAAGTTTAAAACGGAAATAAAAAGTAGATTTTCTTTTGTAGAGATATTTGAAACCTTTGATTGATTGCCGTATATATTAACGAAAGTTAATTCTCGTTAAGTGCTGCATTCCTTTTGACAATTTTTGTACCATCTTTTGTACCATTTCATTGTCGTAATCAATTGTTGTAGATATAATTTAGTTAACTGCTTGACCTTTATACAAAAGTCAAGCAGTTTCTAAATTAGGTGAGCTAGCCGTATAAGCCGGGTTCTGTTCTTTTCCGAAGAAAAGGATAATCATTCGTCTAGGCCTTAAATCGCTTTAAGGCTCAAGCAACCTACCCGGTTCCAACGTGGGCCACGCCATAAGGAACCCTATTTGGTCTTGCTCCGGGTGGAGTTTACCCTGCAACCAACTGTTACCAGTGGTCCGGTGCGCTCTTACCGCACCCTTTCAGCCTTACCTGTTCTACTTACTTTATAAATAAAATAAGAGCCATCGGCGGTCTTCTCTCTGCTGCACTTGTCGTAGGCTTGCGCCTCCCAGCCGTTAGCTGGCACCCTGCCCTGTGGAGCCCGGACTTTCCTCCCCTTTATCCGTATACCTTTTGCCTAAACAAAACATACAACGATAAAGCAGCGATCATCTGGCCAACTCAGGAGCCGGATTATACTGATTTATATTCCAAGAGGGAATTTATTCCGGTATTTTTTGATGAAAACAGCACAATAAGTGCAAATAAATAACTTATTCACTTTCTTATTGCTCTAAAGCAGCCTTATAAAGTGCGTTTTTCTTTAAGTCAAAATAAGCAGCAACAACACCACACGCTTTTTTCAATGGCATTTCAGCTTTAATTAGCTCTAACATACGCATTACTTCAGGGCCAAACTCTTGCTTATCTACAACCTTTCCAGGAAGCATTAAAACAAACTCGCCCTTTTGACGAGCACGATCCTCGTTTAGGAACGCAATTAGCTCTGAGATTGAACCACTAAAAAATGTTTCATATGTTTTTGTCAGCTCTTTGGCGAGCACTATCTTCTGTTCACTACCGAGGCATTGTGCTGCATCATCTAAACTCGCTAAAATTCTATGGGTGCTTTCATAAAAAATACTGGTTATACCCGACTCTACCGCATTTAAATAAAAATCTTGTCTCGCTTTGCTTTTAGCAGGTGTAAACCCTAAAAATTGAAATTTATCCGTTGCTAGACCCGAACAGCTTAAAGCAGCAATAGCAGCACATGCACCAGGTACTGGCGTCACATTTGCACCTTGCTCTCGGCATAAATTAACAACAGCATAACCCGGATCACTGATTAATGGTGTACCAGCATCTGACACTAAAGCGATATCTAAACCTTCATTAAGCCAATTTACTATCTGTTGAGACTTTTGTTTTTCATTATGATCATGAACAGCGACTGTTTTTGATTTAATAGCAAAGTGACTCAGTAGCTTTCCTGTATGCCTAGTATCTTCAGCAGCAATCAAATCAACGCTTGATAACACCTTTAATGCGCGCTGACTTATATCATCTAAATTGCCAATTGGCGTTGCCACAACATAAAGTGTGCCTATTTTACTCGAATTGTGCTCATTTAACATTGAGGTATCCTGCATCTGTCAGTAATATAGTGTATTACCTTTTTTGAGATATTGCCGTGCGGCTTACACACTATAGTTTAATATTGTTATTTTCCCTGTTATCAGCCTGTAGTACAACAGAGAAAACGCAGATCCTTAAAAAGCCTGAGATAAACCAGCAAAAAAAAGTACAACCTAAAGTTTATACTGCAACTCAGTTGTACAGTAACGCAAGGGCAAAACGTGGCGCAGATAAAATACAACTGCTATATCTTGCACGTGAAAAAGCGTTAGAAGAACAAAACTGGTCGTTACTTGAGTCTATTTGCACGACATTAATTTCTAGTCAAAGCTCAGATAACATACAAAACAGCTTGTATATTGCATTATCTCAGTACCATCAATATCAATATGCAAGCGCACTCGCTTTATTAGAAAAGTTAAATGATAAACTTACAAGCCCAGCCCATTATTATTGGCATCAGTTAATAACGGGGAATATTTATGCCAAACAATCACTAACCGCACAAGCTGTCCCTTATTATTTTAGAGCCTCTGAAATTGCACAAAAGCATGATATTGATGCAAATGAATTAAATAAAAAGCTATGGGCAGAACTTGCCAAACTTCAAAGCGATTCACTAGAAGAACTCAATACAGGATCAAGCATACAACAAGGTTGGATTAATTTAGCTTTATATAATCAGTTATATGTTGGTGATCCGGTATCTTTACATAGTGCAATGAACAACTGGCAAAGACGCTACCCTAGGCACCCAGCAAGCTTTGCGCTACCAGATAAAATGAAAAACTTACTGGCTATTGAGCCCTATAAACTCACTAAATTAGCTGTCTTACTACCTGAAACTGGCAAGAATGCACGTATTGGTGAAGCTGTAAAAAATGGCATACTAGCAGCTTCTTATATAAATCATGATGCAGAAATTCACTATATCAACTCAATTGAGTCTATAGAAAAAATCAATGAACACATCACGCTAATAAAGCCAGATTTTATCATAGGTCCATTATTAAAAAATAATATAGATAAAATTAAACAATCTGAAATACTAGCAAATTATCCAACTATATTTCTTAATTCAAGTTCATCAGAGCATACCAGTTTAGAACACTATTCTTTTGCGCTGTCACCCGAGCATGAACTCACTCAAGCAATTAATCACTTTTTAGCCAAAGAGTATAAGAAACCTTTATTATTGGCTCCTAAAAATAAATCAGGAGAAAGATTAGTACAATCTTTTACCCAACAATGGCAGTTATATTCAAAAAACTTACCTGAAATTGGTTTTTATGCCGATAAAAAGGATATGCAAAATCAAGTAAAAAGACTATTAGAAGTTGATGAAAGTAAGAAACGCATTAATAAAATAAAATTGCTTTTTAGAGAAAAAGTAAATAATGAAACCCGCTCTCGCCGAGATATCGATGTGATTTATTTAATCGGCGATGCAGTTCAAACACGACTGTTAAAGCCTTACTTTGACGTTAATATTAGTACCTTTGCCGAAAAAGTACCTTTGTATGCCAGTTCAAAAAGCCATAGCTTACAAGTTGACCGTACTGATAAACGTGATTTAGCAGGCCTGTATTTTACTGAAATACCTTGGATGCTACCTCAGGGTCATACACAACCTGCATTAAGAGCGCAATTTGATAAACTTTGGCCTCAACAAGGTGACTTACAGCAAAGGCTGTTTGCTATGGGTTATGACGCGGTTAAATTGATCCCTCAGCTAAAACAATTAAGTGCTTTATCAGGAAAAAGTATTCAAGGTTTAACAGGGTTACTGTCTATCAACCAGGATGGTCAAATACATCGTCAATTACAATGGGCACGCTATTTTCAAAAATCAATTAAAGTACTCAAGCTCAAAGAAGTGAAGCCAACACCTTTATTTTTGCAACCATCTGAAAATATGGATTAATTGCATATAACGCCTTTTCATTCTATGTTTATTAATTTTAAGGATTCATGGATGAATTGGCTAAAAACATTATGGCGTAATAATACTGAGAAAGGTCAGTATTATGAAATCAAAGCAGAAAGCTTTCTTAAAGGTCATGGTTTAAAACCCATTACACGTAATTATTGGTGTAAATTAGGTGAAATAGACCTAATAATGTTAGATAAAGATACGGTTGTATTTATTGAAGTTAAATATAGGAAATCACAACAATATGGTGGCGCTTTACATGCTTTAACTTTCGCTAAGAAAACAAAATTAAAAAAAGCAATTCAGCATTATATTAAACATCACCAATTACAAAATAACGCTTTAAGGGTCGACTTTATTGCGATAAATGGGCAAAATCCATATCAATTTAATTGGATTAAAAATGTTCTCTCGTAGGACTTAAAATAATAAAATAGGCTTCATTAAGGTTTAACAATGCAAGAGATAGTCAAAGAGATTTACACTGAAAGCATTCAAGCACATATTGCTGCTGGCGAAGTGCTCCCTAGCGCATTAGAATCAGCTGCTTTTACCATAGCTCAAAACCTTATTAATGGTAATAAACTGATATGCTGCGGTTTTCAAAGCTGCCAAATGCTCGCACAACACATAGCGACATTATTAGTAAATTGCTATGAGACTGAAAGACCTTGCTTACCGGCCATCGCATTAAATACTGAGGTGACTAACTTAAGTACTTATACAGAGCAAAATGAACATGATGTTTTTGCTCGACAAGTCAGAGCATTCGCCCAGCAAGGTGATATGTTATTAGCGATTGCCATTAACGGTAATGAAAAATCTATCATTTCTGCTGTGGAATCTGCACTTACTAAAGATATGACTGTCATAGTACTTGTAGGCGACGATGGCGGAGAATTAGTCGGTTTGCTAGGACCAAATGACGTTGAAATTCGCGTACCTTCAAAAAGGCCAAGCCGTATTATTGAGTCTCATTTATTAAGTTTACACTGCCTAAGTGAATTAATTGATTTAACCCTATTTCCACAGGATGAAACACATGCGTAATACGCTTTTAATAATAGTGAGCCTTTTCATATTACAAGGATGTGCAGCTGCGATTGTTGCAGGTACAGCTGGTGCCGTTACTGCCGCAAATGACAGGCGTACTATTGGTTCTCAAATTGACGATAATAACATTGAAATTAAAGCGACATTAGAGATCAAAGGTAACGATCAACTCGCTAAGTATTCGAATATTTCAGTCATTAGCTTAAATGGTGTTGTACTACTTTTAGGTCAAGCGCCTACTGAAGAGATGAAGTCTCAAGCGCAGCAATTAATTAAAAATATACCAGCAATAAAGAAAGTACATAACCAAATACGTATCAGTAGTAATGTTGGCATGACCACAAAAA is a genomic window of Pseudoalteromonas sp. '520P1 No. 423' containing:
- a CDS encoding TorF family putative porin, yielding MKKSFLSITLLTALTSTSSFADITANVSASSNYYWRGITQTNDAAAVSGGIDYSNESGFYVGTWTSNIDFGSEASYELDFYAGFSKELESFSYDVGYIYYSYPDADGSTDFGELYGALSWQWLETKVSYLTHAQSEASSEEDMLYVELNASFTILTETELAFHLGRSSGDTVTEWYSEDDYLDYSVSLSKNGFTLGLTKTSLDDSDLKAFVSYSIDLTL
- a CDS encoding Fic family protein — its product is MSYNPPFQLTNEILNIVANISMLIGNWTATNTSQLSPKLRRSNRLRTIQASLAIENNTLSIEQVTAVLAGKKVLGLPHEIQEVRNAFNAYDNLPSWQASNPEHLLSAHKLLMYGLVDDAGQYRNQGVGIYREKQLIHMAPPANRVPILMGDLHNWLSTTDYHPLIASCIFHYEFEFIHPFSDGNGRMGRLWQTLYLSQWQPMFAYLPVETVIKDQQNEYYQALSLSDKACDSTPFVLFMLKALLSSIKEVQSSSSEQASDQVNVHVSDQVKRLLHWLNNKEPQKQSVIMEGLTLKHRPTFKKNYLSPALDADYIEMTEPDSPKSPKQKYYLTQLGKNIINV
- a CDS encoding IS3 family transposase (programmed frameshift), whose amino-acid sequence is MTSKRRTFTKEFKLEAASLVLEQSYSIPEAARSLGVGETALRRWVQQLSDEPSGTTPKSKALTPEQQKIQELEARVNRLEREKSIFKKGYSSLNVRRNEQYTLINKLSEHESTELICDVFEVPRSSFYDFKQSKKVINKQEIELRAKVNELFKLSRSSAGSRSLVMMLGEDGFNIGRFKVRRIMKDMHLISKQPGSHAYKKATVERPDIPNLLDREFNVSQPNHVWCGDITYIWAGNCWVYLAVVLDLYSRRVVGWSLSNKPDADLVVSALDRAYQQRGKPTGLMFHSDQGSQYGSIKFRQRLWRYRITQSMSRRGNCWDNAPMERVFRSLKSEWVPTNGYHSIKEAEQDISSYLMKYYNWRRPHSYNNGFSPAKPEENLNLMSGIS
- a CDS encoding DUF6538 domain-containing protein, giving the protein MRQSIKGFKYLYKRKSTFYFRFKLPQNLTSSELRFCLRTQNLTIAVIIWDQLQPFVKQ
- the rsmI gene encoding 16S rRNA (cytidine(1402)-2'-O)-methyltransferase, whose amino-acid sequence is MLNEHNSSKIGTLYVVATPIGNLDDISQRALKVLSSVDLIAAEDTRHTGKLLSHFAIKSKTVAVHDHNEKQKSQQIVNWLNEGLDIALVSDAGTPLISDPGYAVVNLCREQGANVTPVPGACAAIAALSCSGLATDKFQFLGFTPAKSKARQDFYLNAVESGITSIFYESTHRILASLDDAAQCLGSEQKIVLAKELTKTYETFFSGSISELIAFLNEDRARQKGEFVLMLPGKVVDKQEFGPEVMRMLELIKAEMPLKKACGVVAAYFDLKKNALYKAALEQ
- a CDS encoding penicillin-binding protein activator; the encoded protein is MLFSLLSACSTTEKTQILKKPEINQQKKVQPKVYTATQLYSNARAKRGADKIQLLYLAREKALEEQNWSLLESICTTLISSQSSDNIQNSLYIALSQYHQYQYASALALLEKLNDKLTSPAHYYWHQLITGNIYAKQSLTAQAVPYYFRASEIAQKHDIDANELNKKLWAELAKLQSDSLEELNTGSSIQQGWINLALYNQLYVGDPVSLHSAMNNWQRRYPRHPASFALPDKMKNLLAIEPYKLTKLAVLLPETGKNARIGEAVKNGILAASYINHDAEIHYINSIESIEKINEHITLIKPDFIIGPLLKNNIDKIKQSEILANYPTIFLNSSSSEHTSLEHYSFALSPEHELTQAINHFLAKEYKKPLLLAPKNKSGERLVQSFTQQWQLYSKNLPEIGFYADKKDMQNQVKRLLEVDESKKRINKIKLLFREKVNNETRSRRDIDVIYLIGDAVQTRLLKPYFDVNISTFAEKVPLYASSKSHSLQVDRTDKRDLAGLYFTEIPWMLPQGHTQPALRAQFDKLWPQQGDLQQRLFAMGYDAVKLIPQLKQLSALSGKSIQGLTGLLSINQDGQIHRQLQWARYFQKSIKVLKLKEVKPTPLFLQPSENMD
- a CDS encoding YraN family protein, whose product is MNWLKTLWRNNTEKGQYYEIKAESFLKGHGLKPITRNYWCKLGEIDLIMLDKDTVVFIEVKYRKSQQYGGALHALTFAKKTKLKKAIQHYIKHHQLQNNALRVDFIAINGQNPYQFNWIKNVLS
- a CDS encoding SIS domain-containing protein gives rise to the protein MQEIVKEIYTESIQAHIAAGEVLPSALESAAFTIAQNLINGNKLICCGFQSCQMLAQHIATLLVNCYETERPCLPAIALNTEVTNLSTYTEQNEHDVFARQVRAFAQQGDMLLAIAINGNEKSIISAVESALTKDMTVIVLVGDDGGELVGLLGPNDVEIRVPSKRPSRIIESHLLSLHCLSELIDLTLFPQDETHA
- the dolP gene encoding division/outer membrane stress-associated lipid-binding lipoprotein yields the protein MRNTLLIIVSLFILQGCAAAIVAGTAGAVTAANDRRTIGSQIDDNNIEIKATLEIKGNDQLAKYSNISVISLNGVVLLLGQAPTEEMKSQAQQLIKNIPAIKKVHNQIRISSNVGMTTKTLDTWLTSKVKTMLLTDDNISGTNIKVVTENSEVFLMGLVEQNEGNKAVDIARNISGVAKVIKVFEYL